A region of Mycolicibacterium brumae DNA encodes the following proteins:
- a CDS encoding DUF3662 and FHA domain-containing protein — protein sequence MGRVRRLDRKLESTVGDVFARVFGGSVVPQEIQGALRRESADGVRSLAGGQLLAPNDYVITLSESDYQKTLADPHLTSDTFARHLQGYIGEQGWQTYGEVVVRFDQSAQLRTGQVRARGTVNPDATRNGNRGSPLAPHPAQPEQSLTAEPGVPPMSDNPSQRGNQGQGGDYYDYSRSSEDQGQDNPGQDRQDRPQQGYSQPPSGDYGQPPQQNYGQQPNYGPPPGYGQQPNYGQPQGYGQHSGGHSPQQGDRGYDYGQQPNYGQPPQQNYGQQPNYGPPQGYGQQNYSQPQRPNYGQQNYGQSQQPNYGQPDYGQQRPDYGQQDYQQPNYGDQGRGGDQGRGDYNYGQQDYGQQDYQQQDYGQPDYGQGQQPYGDQQGGGYDQGGYDQGGYGAPSSGASTVTLQLDDGSGRTYQLREGANVIGRGQDAQFRLPDTGVSRRHLEIRWDGHVALLADLNSTNGTTVNNAPVQEWQLADGDVIRLGHSEIVVRVH from the coding sequence ATGGGACGAGTGCGGCGATTGGATCGCAAGCTCGAATCCACCGTCGGCGACGTCTTTGCCAGGGTGTTCGGCGGATCGGTGGTCCCCCAGGAGATTCAAGGGGCGCTGCGCCGGGAGTCCGCAGACGGCGTCCGCTCACTGGCCGGCGGTCAATTGTTGGCCCCCAACGACTATGTCATTACCCTCAGTGAGTCCGACTATCAAAAGACCCTCGCCGATCCCCATCTCACTTCGGATACTTTTGCCAGGCATCTGCAGGGATATATCGGGGAGCAGGGGTGGCAAACGTATGGTGAGGTGGTCGTTAGATTCGACCAGTCCGCGCAGCTGCGCACCGGCCAGGTGCGCGCCCGTGGGACCGTCAATCCTGACGCCACCCGAAACGGAAACCGCGGAAGTCCCCTAGCGCCGCACCCCGCACAACCTGAACAGTCTTTGACCGCAGAACCAGGAGTACCACCAATGAGCGACAACCCGAGCCAGCGCGGCAACCAGGGGCAGGGCGGCGACTACTACGACTACAGCCGCTCGTCCGAGGACCAGGGCCAGGACAACCCCGGCCAGGACCGCCAGGACCGCCCGCAGCAGGGCTACAGCCAGCCGCCCAGCGGCGACTACGGGCAGCCCCCGCAGCAGAACTACGGACAGCAGCCGAACTACGGACCGCCCCCGGGCTACGGCCAGCAGCCCAACTACGGACAGCCGCAGGGTTACGGCCAGCACAGCGGCGGCCACTCCCCGCAGCAGGGCGACCGCGGCTACGACTACGGCCAGCAGCCCAACTACGGGCAGCCCCCGCAGCAGAACTACGGACAGCAGCCGAACTACGGACCGCCGCAGGGCTACGGCCAGCAGAACTACTCCCAGCCGCAGCGGCCCAACTACGGCCAGCAGAACTACGGTCAGTCCCAGCAGCCGAACTACGGCCAGCCCGACTACGGCCAGCAGCGTCCCGATTACGGCCAGCAGGACTACCAGCAGCCGAACTACGGCGACCAGGGCCGCGGTGGCGATCAGGGTCGCGGTGATTACAACTATGGTCAGCAGGACTACGGCCAGCAGGACTACCAGCAGCAGGATTACGGCCAGCCCGACTACGGCCAGGGCCAGCAGCCCTACGGCGACCAGCAAGGCGGCGGTTACGATCAGGGTGGATACGACCAGGGCGGCTACGGTGCCCCATCGTCCGGCGCCTCGACGGTGACCCTGCAGCTCGACGACGGCTCCGGCCGCACCTACCAGCTTCGCGAGGGCGCCAATGTGATCGGCCGCGGTCAGGACGCCCAGTTCCGGCTGCCCGACACCGGCGTCTCCCGCCGGCACCTGGAGATCCGCTGGGACGGCCACGTCGCGCTGCTGGCGGACCTGAACTCCACCAACGGCACCACGGTGAACAACGCCCCGGTTCAGGAGTGGCAGCTGGCCGACGGCGACGTTATCCGGCTGGGTCACTCCGAGATCGTGGTCCGCGTCCACTGA
- a CDS encoding ISL3 family transposase produces MPEATACPPSVVADTIMRTIELGVTITDAAVDEKQTTIFCTPVARDARCPDCGHDGRYRDTVVRPLTDLPVAGYPLVLRVAIPRYRCLTPQCGRSVFNQDLGKLAAPRSSTTRRCARYVLRRLMIDRTTISAIAAELGVSWHTVSTIAMRAVADLIAAAGPDRLDGVRVIGVDEHRWAPRRRGTAGFVTLIIDLTPVQDNTGPARLLDLVEGRSAAALASWLDKQPSAFRAQVEVIAMDGFGGYKTAATAQLPEATAVMDPFHVVALAGLKLDLCRQRIQQLTCGHRGRTGDPLYGARRTLRTRWPLLTAGQQTRLETVFAEDDHLGVMVTWSVYQRIIAAYAHPDRRRGKAMMTAIIDSLRRGVPAVLTELAQLGRTLWRRRHDILAFFDHHASNGPTEAINGRLEALRRNALGFRNLTHYRLRSLLHSGALHSLVNAL; encoded by the coding sequence GTGCCTGAGGCTACTGCCTGTCCGCCGTCTGTTGTTGCCGACACGATTATGCGCACCATCGAGTTGGGGGTGACGATCACCGACGCTGCCGTCGATGAGAAGCAGACCACGATCTTCTGCACGCCGGTGGCCCGTGATGCACGTTGCCCGGACTGCGGTCATGACGGCCGCTATCGTGACACGGTCGTGCGGCCGTTGACCGATCTGCCGGTGGCCGGCTACCCGCTGGTGCTGCGGGTGGCAATCCCGCGTTACCGATGCCTGACACCACAGTGCGGGCGGTCGGTGTTCAACCAGGACCTCGGCAAACTGGCCGCCCCACGTTCCTCGACGACGCGGCGCTGTGCCCGCTATGTGTTGCGGCGGTTGATGATCGACCGCACCACCATTTCGGCGATCGCCGCAGAACTCGGGGTGTCCTGGCATACCGTCAGCACGATCGCGATGCGTGCTGTGGCCGATCTGATCGCTGCGGCCGGCCCCGATCGGCTCGACGGTGTGCGGGTCATCGGGGTTGATGAGCACCGCTGGGCTCCAAGGAGGCGCGGGACTGCGGGGTTCGTCACGCTGATCATCGACCTCACCCCGGTCCAGGACAACACCGGCCCGGCGCGGCTGCTCGACCTCGTCGAAGGGCGCTCTGCGGCAGCACTGGCCAGCTGGCTCGATAAACAGCCCTCGGCGTTCCGCGCCCAGGTCGAGGTCATCGCCATGGACGGTTTCGGCGGCTACAAGACCGCCGCCACCGCGCAACTGCCTGAGGCCACTGCGGTCATGGATCCGTTCCATGTCGTGGCCCTGGCCGGCTTGAAGTTGGATCTGTGTCGCCAACGCATCCAGCAGCTGACCTGCGGACACCGGGGCCGCACCGGTGACCCGCTCTACGGTGCGCGCCGCACCCTGCGCACCCGGTGGCCGTTGCTCACCGCCGGGCAGCAGACACGCTTGGAAACCGTGTTCGCCGAGGACGATCATCTCGGCGTCATGGTGACCTGGAGCGTCTACCAGCGCATCATCGCCGCCTACGCCCACCCCGACCGCCGGCGCGGAAAGGCCATGATGACCGCGATCATCGACTCGCTACGCCGCGGCGTCCCCGCAGTCCTGACCGAACTGGCCCAACTCGGCCGCACCCTGTGGCGCCGCCGCCACGACATCCTGGCCTTCTTCGACCACCACGCCTCCAACGGACCCACCGAAGCCATCAACGGCCGCCTCGAAGCACTGCGCCGCAACGCCCTCGGATTCAGAAACCTCACCCACTACCGGCTGCGCTCACTACTGCACAGCGGCGCCCTGCACTCACTGGTCAATGCACTCTGA
- a CDS encoding ISL3 family transposase: MSEPTCLVADTICRTVELGVAITGAAIAEDLTWIDCRPVEADPGCPVCGLPGRLRDHVVRVLTDLPVVGHPTRLRVRLPRFTCDNDGCEMTIFRARIDRVAEAKASVTRRCGRWILQRLAVDKMAVAAIATALRLGWDTVNAIAAESVRELVSGDPGRLDGVRYLGVDEHKWKHRRGQGEADFVTVIVDLTPVIDRTGPARLLDMVAGRSAKAFADWLAATDANFRSRIQVVAMDGFAGYHSATAQALPAARAVMDPFHVVHLAAEKLTRCRQRVQQDTCGHRGRAADPLYRIRRIVLTRTELLTERQKTRLATALGADDAHIAVEVTAACYQELIAAYDNPDRRAGKLSMFKCLKRIRSDLPKGLEELAQLGRSLWKRRAEILAYFDVGVSNGPVEAINGRLEHLRGIALGFRNLDNYTLRSLIHSGQLQNRINAL; encoded by the coding sequence ATGTCTGAGCCTACGTGCCTTGTCGCTGACACGATTTGTCGAACCGTTGAGTTGGGGGTGGCGATCACCGGCGCGGCGATCGCCGAAGACCTCACCTGGATCGACTGCCGGCCTGTGGAAGCCGATCCGGGGTGTCCGGTGTGCGGGCTGCCCGGTCGGCTTCGTGATCACGTCGTTCGGGTGTTGACGGATCTGCCGGTGGTGGGCCATCCGACCCGCCTACGGGTTCGCCTGCCCCGGTTCACCTGCGACAACGATGGCTGCGAGATGACGATCTTCCGGGCGCGCATCGACCGGGTCGCCGAAGCCAAGGCGTCGGTGACCAGGCGGTGCGGACGCTGGATCCTGCAGCGCCTCGCGGTCGACAAGATGGCGGTCGCCGCGATCGCCACGGCGCTGCGCCTGGGGTGGGACACGGTCAACGCGATCGCTGCCGAGTCGGTTCGTGAGCTGGTGTCCGGCGACCCCGGACGACTCGATGGGGTGCGTTATCTCGGGGTCGACGAGCACAAGTGGAAACACCGCCGCGGCCAGGGTGAGGCCGACTTCGTGACGGTCATCGTCGATCTGACCCCGGTCATCGACCGCACCGGCCCGGCCCGGCTGCTCGACATGGTCGCCGGGCGCTCGGCGAAGGCGTTCGCCGACTGGCTGGCGGCCACCGATGCGAACTTCCGCAGCCGCATCCAGGTGGTGGCCATGGACGGCTTCGCCGGCTACCACAGCGCGACCGCCCAAGCGCTGCCAGCTGCGCGGGCGGTGATGGACCCGTTCCATGTGGTGCATCTGGCCGCCGAGAAGCTCACCCGGTGCCGACAGAGGGTTCAGCAGGACACCTGTGGGCACCGCGGCCGCGCCGCCGATCCGCTCTACCGGATCCGGCGGATCGTGCTCACCCGCACCGAACTGCTCACCGAGCGACAGAAGACCCGGCTGGCCACCGCCCTGGGCGCCGATGACGCCCACATCGCGGTGGAGGTCACCGCCGCCTGCTACCAAGAGCTCATCGCCGCCTACGACAATCCTGACCGCAGAGCCGGCAAGCTCTCGATGTTCAAGTGCCTCAAACGAATTCGCAGCGACCTGCCCAAGGGCCTGGAAGAACTCGCCCAACTCGGGCGCAGCCTGTGGAAACGCCGCGCCGAGATCTTGGCCTACTTCGACGTCGGCGTCTCCAACGGCCCCGTGGAAGCCATCAACGGCCGACTCGAGCACCTCCGCGGCATCGCCCTGGGATTCCGCAACCTCGACAACTACACCCTGCGATCACTCATCCACTCCGGCCAACTCCAAAACCGAATCAACGCACTCTGA
- a CDS encoding VIT1/CCC1 transporter family protein: protein MTAPTHPGEPHTGSLAQRLNWLRAGVLGANDGIVSTAGIVVGVAAASTERAPILTAGIAGLLAGAVSMALGEYVSVSTQRDTEKALLIKERGELRADPATELDELTDIYQAKGLTRATARRAAEELTEHDALTAHAEAELGIDPTELTNPWQAAFSSALSFTIGALLPLVAILWPPTEWRIPVTAVAVLVALALTGVVSARLGGADPRRALLRNVIGGSLALAITYCIGSLVGVAIG, encoded by the coding sequence GTGACCGCACCAACGCATCCCGGCGAACCGCACACCGGCTCCCTGGCCCAGCGACTGAATTGGCTGCGCGCCGGGGTGCTCGGCGCGAACGACGGCATCGTCTCCACCGCAGGCATCGTGGTCGGCGTGGCGGCCGCATCGACCGAGCGGGCTCCGATCCTGACCGCCGGCATCGCAGGTCTGCTGGCCGGCGCGGTGTCGATGGCGCTTGGGGAGTACGTGTCGGTCAGCACCCAGCGTGACACCGAGAAGGCGCTGCTGATCAAGGAGCGCGGCGAGCTGCGCGCCGACCCCGCCACCGAGCTCGACGAGCTCACCGACATCTACCAAGCCAAGGGCCTGACCCGGGCGACCGCCCGTCGGGCAGCCGAGGAACTCACCGAGCACGACGCGTTGACAGCACACGCCGAAGCCGAGTTGGGCATCGACCCCACGGAATTGACCAACCCGTGGCAGGCCGCGTTCTCCTCGGCGCTGTCCTTCACCATCGGCGCGCTGCTGCCCCTGGTCGCGATCCTGTGGCCGCCCACCGAGTGGCGGATCCCGGTGACCGCCGTCGCCGTGTTGGTGGCGCTGGCCCTGACCGGCGTGGTGTCCGCCCGGCTGGGTGGAGCGGACCCGCGGCGCGCACTGCTGCGAAATGTCATCGGCGGCTCTCTGGCGCTGGCGATCACCTATTGCATTGGCAGTTTGGTGGGCGTGGCGATCGGGTGA
- a CDS encoding SRPBCC family protein: MKRTWTFEHSSEIPAPSQAVWDRVVTPEGINDEMRPWMTMSIPRGPDDLTIDTLELGRPIGRAWVKLFGVLPYDFDHLSIVELDPGRYFREESTMMSMRRWTHQRTVEPVGLDRTRITDRITFSPRLGMAPSGPIIAKVLTAFFRHRHRRLAAHFA; this comes from the coding sequence ATGAAGCGCACCTGGACCTTCGAGCACTCCAGTGAGATCCCCGCGCCGAGCCAGGCCGTGTGGGACCGCGTCGTCACGCCGGAGGGCATCAACGACGAGATGCGCCCGTGGATGACGATGTCGATCCCGCGCGGCCCCGACGACCTCACCATCGACACCCTTGAACTCGGCCGCCCGATCGGCCGGGCCTGGGTCAAGTTGTTCGGGGTGCTGCCGTACGACTTCGACCATTTGTCTATCGTCGAGCTCGATCCCGGTCGGTACTTCCGGGAGGAGTCGACCATGATGAGCATGCGCCGCTGGACGCACCAGCGCACCGTCGAGCCGGTGGGCCTGGACCGCACCCGGATCACCGACCGGATCACCTTCAGCCCCCGGCTCGGGATGGCGCCTTCCGGACCGATCATCGCCAAGGTTCTTACCGCGTTCTTCCGGCACCGACACCGCCGACTCGCGGCGCACTTCGCCTGA
- a CDS encoding LysR family transcriptional regulator, giving the protein MADLRRLRQFTAVAETGSFTAAAAGLHLSQQALSASVRQLEAELGVTLFSRAGRRIALTAAGRALLAESRPLLAAAETVGQRVRSAGVQTREWVVGHSPAISGSEAYTLLEPAITAFPELSVTFRQLYPDGLAAGVLDGTLDLGLRRGVATGDELAGAVVGYHRVRAAFPAAHRLAASPSVTLPDLAGEPLALWAPPGASYFSDFLMAACRRCGFEPDYVVSRVQGAAMVTAPLTTGAAALVTAEPGPAVDGRVVVVELEPALLLPVQALWQRHTMSDIRDALLQGP; this is encoded by the coding sequence TTGGCTGATCTGCGCCGTCTGCGGCAATTCACGGCGGTCGCCGAGACCGGCAGTTTCACCGCCGCCGCGGCCGGGCTGCACCTGAGCCAGCAGGCGCTGAGCGCGTCGGTGCGCCAACTCGAGGCCGAGCTCGGCGTCACGCTGTTCTCGCGGGCAGGCCGCCGGATCGCCTTGACCGCCGCCGGGCGGGCCCTGCTCGCCGAGTCCCGCCCGTTGCTCGCCGCGGCCGAGACGGTCGGGCAACGGGTCCGCAGCGCCGGTGTTCAGACCCGGGAATGGGTCGTCGGGCACAGCCCGGCGATCAGCGGATCCGAGGCCTACACCCTGCTGGAGCCGGCCATCACCGCATTCCCCGAGCTGTCAGTGACGTTCCGGCAGCTCTACCCCGACGGGTTGGCCGCCGGGGTGCTCGACGGAACGCTGGACCTGGGGCTGCGCCGTGGGGTTGCCACCGGAGACGAACTGGCCGGCGCGGTCGTCGGCTACCACCGGGTGCGGGCCGCCTTCCCCGCCGCCCACAGGCTGGCCGCGAGCCCGTCGGTCACTCTTCCCGATCTCGCCGGGGAGCCGTTGGCGCTGTGGGCGCCGCCGGGCGCGTCGTATTTCAGCGATTTCCTCATGGCGGCGTGCCGGCGCTGCGGATTCGAGCCGGACTACGTGGTCAGCCGAGTTCAGGGGGCGGCGATGGTGACCGCGCCGCTGACCACCGGCGCCGCCGCACTGGTCACCGCGGAACCCGGGCCGGCCGTCGACGGCCGGGTCGTCGTGGTGGAACTGGAGCCGGCGCTGCTGCTGCCGGTCCAGGCACTCTGGCAGCGACACACAATGTCAGATATCCGGGACGCCCTGCTCCAGGGCCCTTGA
- a CDS encoding SDR family oxidoreductase, giving the protein MSNLNGKSAVVAAGSKNLGSLISAELARQGVNVAVHYNSPGSEAEADRTVEQVRAAGAQAIKVQGDLTTPANITALFDAAVEAFGSVDIAVNAVGKVLRKPIADITEAEYDEMFDVNAKAAFFFLQEAGRRLNDGGSITTIVTSLLAAFTDGYASYAGSKSPVEHFTRAAAKEFGQFGVNVNSIAPGPMDTPFFYPQETPERVEFHKSQAMGNRLTQITDIAPLVVFLAGDGHWTTGQTLFVNGGYTTR; this is encoded by the coding sequence ATGAGCAACCTCAATGGGAAGTCGGCCGTCGTCGCGGCCGGATCGAAGAACCTCGGGTCCCTGATCAGCGCCGAACTGGCCCGCCAGGGCGTCAACGTCGCGGTGCATTACAACAGCCCGGGCAGCGAGGCCGAAGCCGACCGCACGGTCGAGCAGGTGCGGGCCGCCGGAGCCCAGGCGATCAAGGTCCAGGGCGACCTCACCACCCCGGCGAACATCACCGCGTTGTTCGACGCCGCCGTCGAGGCCTTCGGCTCGGTCGACATCGCGGTGAACGCGGTCGGAAAGGTGCTCCGCAAACCGATCGCCGACATCACCGAAGCCGAATACGACGAGATGTTCGACGTCAACGCCAAGGCCGCGTTCTTCTTTCTGCAGGAAGCCGGTCGCCGCCTCAACGACGGGGGATCGATCACCACGATCGTCACCTCGCTGCTCGCGGCGTTCACCGATGGGTATGCCAGTTACGCCGGATCCAAGAGCCCGGTCGAGCACTTCACCCGAGCAGCGGCCAAGGAGTTCGGCCAATTCGGCGTCAATGTCAACAGCATCGCCCCGGGGCCGATGGACACCCCGTTCTTCTACCCGCAGGAAACCCCGGAACGTGTCGAGTTCCACAAGTCCCAGGCAATGGGCAACCGGCTGACGCAGATCACCGACATCGCGCCACTGGTGGTTTTCCTGGCCGGTGACGGGCACTGGACCACCGGGCAGACACTGTTCGTCAACGGCGGCTACACCACCCGCTGA
- a CDS encoding metallophosphoesterase: MFIVMLTAALALMHFYLWRRLIRGTSTPGWTRRALTLAFLVPTAALVVTIGSRVATVLSWAFGEDGLAWVERVGYIWLGLVFYLTLTLLVTEPVRWALRGWARRPVDGAAPAGASGGRRLLVNRATAAVAAVVSVAVVGVGISTAMGPPNLLTVPIRLQGLNPAFDGYRIAMVNDVHLGVFSNRAQTERIVAMVNDTDPDLVVIVGDLVDDTVGHLAPAAEPLRNLRSADGVYFVTGNHEYYVDDTPEWIDELSQLGVRTLANANTTIRRGDASFNLAGVTDIVGERLSQPPDFDRAMEGADDSVPTVLLAHQPVQVREAAEHGVDLQLSGHTHGGQMWPFHYAVLSQQPALAGLSTIDGVQLYISRGAGFWGPPVRVGAPPDVSLLVLQP, translated from the coding sequence ATGTTCATCGTCATGCTGACCGCGGCTTTGGCGCTGATGCACTTCTACCTCTGGCGGCGACTGATCCGCGGAACCAGCACCCCCGGCTGGACCCGGCGAGCCCTCACCCTCGCGTTCCTGGTCCCGACGGCTGCGCTGGTGGTGACCATCGGTTCCCGCGTCGCGACGGTGCTGTCCTGGGCGTTCGGCGAGGACGGCCTGGCGTGGGTGGAGCGGGTCGGCTATATCTGGCTGGGGCTGGTTTTCTATCTGACGCTGACCCTGCTGGTGACCGAACCGGTGCGGTGGGCGCTGCGCGGTTGGGCCCGCCGCCCGGTCGACGGCGCCGCGCCGGCCGGCGCGTCCGGTGGTCGTCGACTACTGGTGAATCGCGCCACCGCGGCGGTGGCGGCCGTGGTCTCGGTGGCGGTGGTCGGCGTGGGGATCAGCACAGCGATGGGCCCGCCGAACCTGCTGACCGTGCCGATCCGGCTGCAGGGTTTGAACCCGGCGTTCGACGGCTACCGGATCGCGATGGTCAACGACGTTCACCTGGGGGTCTTCTCCAACCGCGCGCAGACCGAGCGGATCGTGGCGATGGTCAATGACACCGACCCGGATCTCGTCGTGATCGTCGGCGATCTGGTCGACGACACCGTCGGGCACCTCGCCCCGGCCGCCGAGCCGCTGCGCAACCTGCGCTCGGCCGACGGTGTCTACTTCGTCACCGGCAATCACGAGTACTACGTCGACGACACACCCGAGTGGATCGACGAGCTGTCCCAGCTCGGTGTGCGGACGCTGGCCAATGCGAACACCACCATCCGGCGCGGTGATGCGTCGTTCAACCTGGCCGGGGTGACCGACATTGTGGGAGAACGGCTTTCACAGCCGCCGGACTTCGACCGGGCGATGGAGGGCGCCGACGATTCCGTTCCCACGGTGCTGCTGGCGCACCAGCCGGTGCAGGTGCGCGAAGCCGCCGAGCACGGCGTGGACCTGCAATTGTCCGGACACACCCACGGCGGCCAGATGTGGCCGTTCCACTACGCGGTGCTGTCACAGCAGCCTGCGCTGGCCGGCTTGTCGACGATCGACGGCGTGCAGCTCTACATTTCCCGGGGCGCGGGGTTCTGGGGGCCGCCGGTCCGGGTCGGCGCGCCGCCGGACGTGAGTCTGCTTGTGCTGCAGCCGTAG
- a CDS encoding OPT family oligopeptide transporter gives MTATQPAPLTARELTVRGVLLGGAITLVFTAANVYLGLKVGLTFATAIPAAVISMAVLRNFANHSIVENNIVQTVASAAGTLSAIIFVLPGLVMVGWWSGFPYWTTVAVCAVGGILGVMYSIPLRRALVTGSDLPYPEGVAAAEVLKVGDSSRGTHESRAGLRAITTGALAAAGFALLANVKVWASEIALYFRAGPGATMFGGSLSLALIGVGHLVGVSVGMAMLVGLVISFGILLPVRTIGDLAAGLPLADVVDDVFVHQVRFIGAGAIAVAAIWTLIKILRPIVRGVTEALASARTRKAGGLVDVTERDIPFPIVSGSVVVMLVPIAFLLEGFVHGTVLGGHSFGIIAASLAFIFVIGLVIAAICGYMAGLIGSSNSPISGVGILVVLIAAVLIKLVFGPAESDQSTALVAFTLFAAAITFGVATISNDNLQDLKTGQLVGATPWKQQVALVIGVLFGSAVIPPVLELMHSAFGFMGTPGAGPEALAAPQAALISSLADGVFGASLDWGLLGLGAAIGVGIIVVDELLALRASERNWRLPPLAVGMGMYLPMSLTLIIPIGAFLGLAYNRWADRSADPERRKRLGVLLATGMIVGESLWGVVFAGIVAGTGSDSPLAVSFLDTGDVGQVIGIVAFTALVGWLYWRVRRMGSGDDQAARNEPR, from the coding sequence ATGACCGCCACCCAACCCGCGCCGCTGACGGCCCGGGAACTCACCGTCCGCGGCGTGCTGCTCGGCGGCGCGATCACCCTGGTCTTCACCGCCGCCAACGTCTACCTTGGCCTCAAGGTCGGACTGACATTCGCGACCGCCATCCCAGCCGCAGTGATCTCCATGGCGGTCCTGCGCAACTTCGCCAACCACTCCATCGTGGAGAACAACATCGTGCAGACCGTCGCGTCGGCGGCGGGCACCCTGAGCGCGATCATCTTTGTGCTGCCGGGCCTGGTCATGGTCGGCTGGTGGTCCGGCTTCCCGTACTGGACCACCGTCGCGGTCTGCGCAGTCGGCGGAATCCTCGGTGTCATGTACTCCATCCCGCTGCGTCGGGCGCTGGTCACCGGGTCCGATCTGCCCTACCCGGAAGGGGTGGCGGCCGCCGAGGTGCTCAAGGTCGGCGACAGCTCCCGCGGCACGCATGAGAGCCGGGCCGGTCTGCGCGCCATCACCACCGGGGCGCTGGCCGCCGCCGGGTTCGCCCTGCTGGCCAATGTGAAGGTCTGGGCCAGCGAAATCGCGCTGTACTTCCGCGCCGGACCCGGCGCGACGATGTTCGGCGGCAGCCTGTCGCTGGCGCTGATCGGCGTCGGACACCTGGTGGGGGTCAGTGTCGGGATGGCGATGCTGGTCGGGCTGGTCATCTCCTTCGGGATCCTGCTGCCGGTGCGCACCATCGGCGATCTGGCGGCCGGACTGCCGCTGGCCGACGTCGTCGACGACGTCTTCGTCCACCAGGTCCGGTTCATCGGCGCCGGCGCGATCGCCGTCGCCGCGATCTGGACGCTGATCAAGATCCTGCGGCCCATCGTCCGCGGCGTCACCGAAGCGCTGGCCTCGGCGCGGACCCGCAAGGCCGGCGGTCTGGTTGACGTCACCGAGCGAGACATCCCGTTCCCGATCGTGTCCGGCTCCGTGGTCGTGATGCTGGTCCCTATCGCGTTCCTGCTCGAGGGGTTTGTGCACGGCACCGTGCTCGGCGGGCATTCGTTCGGGATCATCGCCGCGAGCCTGGCGTTCATCTTCGTGATCGGTCTGGTCATCGCCGCGATCTGCGGCTACATGGCCGGTCTGATCGGCTCGTCGAACAGTCCGATCTCCGGCGTCGGGATCTTGGTCGTGCTGATCGCCGCGGTGCTGATCAAACTGGTCTTCGGGCCCGCCGAGTCGGATCAGTCCACCGCGCTGGTCGCGTTCACGCTGTTCGCCGCCGCCATCACCTTCGGCGTCGCGACCATCTCCAACGACAACCTGCAGGACCTCAAGACAGGCCAGCTGGTCGGCGCGACGCCGTGGAAGCAGCAGGTGGCGCTGGTCATCGGCGTGCTGTTCGGCTCCGCGGTTATCCCGCCGGTGCTGGAGCTGATGCACTCCGCGTTCGGTTTCATGGGGACCCCGGGCGCCGGGCCGGAGGCGCTCGCGGCGCCGCAGGCCGCGCTCATCTCGTCGCTGGCCGACGGCGTGTTCGGGGCGTCGCTGGACTGGGGGCTGCTCGGGCTGGGCGCGGCGATCGGCGTCGGGATCATCGTGGTCGACGAGCTGCTGGCGCTGCGGGCGTCCGAGCGAAACTGGCGGCTGCCGCCGTTGGCCGTCGGGATGGGCATGTACCTGCCGATGTCGCTGACGCTGATCATCCCGATCGGGGCGTTCCTCGGCCTCGCCTACAACCGGTGGGCTGACCGGTCCGCCGACCCGGAGCGCCGCAAGCGACTCGGAGTGCTGTTGGCCACCGGCATGATCGTCGGGGAAAGCCTCTGGGGCGTGGTGTTCGCCGGGATCGTCGCGGGGACCGGTAGTGACAGCCCGTTGGCGGTCAGCTTCCTCGACACCGGCGATGTCGGCCAGGTGATCGGAATCGTGGCGTTCACCGCGCTGGTCGGTTGGCTGTACTGGCGGGTCCGGCGGATGGGGTCGGGCGACGATCAAGCGGCGAGGAACGAGCCGCGATGA